The following DNA comes from Nothobranchius furzeri strain GRZ-AD chromosome 19, NfurGRZ-RIMD1, whole genome shotgun sequence.
cgcattggtgggattgaggagctcctcaaagtattccttccaccgtccgactatagcctcagttgacgtcagcagctccccatccccactgtaaacagtgtgagcgagttgctgccttcctctcctgaggcgccggacagtttgccagaacctctttggagccgatcgatagtctttctccatggcctcaccaaactcctcccacgcccgagattttgcctcggcaactgccactgctgcaccccgcttggctatccggtacctgtctgctgcctccggagacccacagaccagccacgccctgtaggcctccttcttcagcctgacggctccccgaacctctggtgtccaccagcgggtacgggggttgccaccacgactggcaccggccaccttacgaccacagctagcaacagccgcctcgacaatcgcagagtggaacaaggcccactcggactcaatgtcccccactgctctcgggacgtggtcaaagctctgccggaggtgggagttgaagaccgtcttgacaggttcttctgccaggcgttcccagcagaccctcactatgcgtttgggtctgccaggtctacgcggcatgttcccttgccatctgatccaactcaccaccaggtggtgatcagttgacagctccgcccctctcttcactcgggtgtccaaaacatacggtcgcaggtcagatgatacgactacaaaatctatcatcgacctgtgacctaggctgccctggtaccaagtgtaccggtgggcatccttatgttcgaacatggtgttcgttatggccaaactgcggcttgcacagaagtccaataacaaaacaccgctcgagttctgatcaggtgggccgttcctcccaatcacacccctccaggtcaagctgtcattgcccacgtgagcattgaagtcccccagcaggacaatggagtcccctggtggagcactatctagcactcgtcccagggattcCAAAAAGggagggtactctgaactgatatttggcccatacgcacaaacaacagtcaggacccgttccccgacccgaaggcgcaaggaagctaccctcttgtcccccggggtaaaccccaacacacaggcagagagtctcggggctaacaaaaagccaaccccagccctccgcctctcacccggagcaactccagcaaagtagagtgtccaacccctctccaggtctcgggttccagagccaatgcaatgtgtcgaggtgagtccgactatatctagccggtaccgctcaacctctgccacaagctccggctccttccccgccagcgaggtgacgttccatgtcccaaaaactagttttcttgtccggggattggaccgccaaggctcccgccttggtctgccacccgattcgcattgcaccggacccttcatgttcctcctgcgggtggtgggtccacagttggacgagcccatgtatccggttcgggctgggcccggccgggccccatgggcgaaagcccggccaccaggcgctcgctcacgggccccaaccccaggcctggctccagggtgggaccccggtaaccctccgggccgggtactccgactcttcgttttcaccgccatgaaagatccttcgaaccgttctttgtctcacccttcacctaagaccaatttgccatgggagaccctaccaggggcactaagtgccccaggcaacatagctcctaggatcattagggcactcaaactcctccaccacgataaggtgacggttcaaggaggagttcgtttgtgatcgtttatatccgcccatattctctggtacttcatgtacttttcagctgagttcataatctgtgccccagtgATTTCAAGTCATTGCAGctggttcggtagatccctttggctgattagttagaaagtaggaaatctaggaaacagttttctggaagacggagaaaacacgcagcacgcaggaaggttagagagagaaagggctggaaattattcaaataaaatcaagaaaacaaaattaagtgcttgaaaagaaaaaaaagtaggtagatttatccccaatacacatttttaccagtgaaaagcaataatatataagcatttaacatttatacatgtgatagaatcagatcaccccagaagtcagtcccacatccagggccgtatcaaggcatttggggaccaaggcaaatataggcttggagcccccaccaccttactccctgctcagttaatataagatggcagcgtgctgagagtacagattgttgcttttatttaataaacaatcattttaaagcactgttattatatctgactgtttttaacagcaatcctagctcagacaccacatcaccttccacatatatgtcatgagctcactgagtgtcagattaccagattcatattgaagttgttttggtgaaagtaacttaaagtaatgcaaaagtagtgtaatgccttacattttaaaatcagtaatattgtaatgtaatgaattactttaaaatgagggtaacaagtaataaataatgcattacagttttgaaggaacttgcccaacactgtttataagtaattgtattttaacaaacacatgaataaaatacttttttttgaAGATTCCGTGCTCACCTGCGTATGATAGGGACTCGGGTAATTTGAACGTTTTCACGCCAAGTCACATTTCCCGCTGTGCTTGGTGTTTGCAGGCTGATTCGCACGCGTGTCGTATCAGTCTGGCTGAGCAGTCGAAGCGGCTGGAGGAGGTGGAGCAGCAGGCGGAGGAGAAAACCCAACAGGTAGAGGAGCTGAAGAGGCAGCTGGGAAGTGCGGAGATCGAGAACAGTGTTCTTAAAGAAAAAATGGCTGCCGCGGAGACGGAGCTGCTGCAGCTCAAagaaagagaggaggaggaagacacGGCAGAGGAAAGGTGCGATTTTAATCGAACTTTAGGAATTAATGTATTTAAATTTGATGCAAACACAGACTTGTTACTCACATCTCGCTGATAAAACCCCGTCTGGTCACGTTTCTGTTGTAGATGTGCAGAACTTGAGGAGGAGTTGGCTTTGCTGAGAAAAAAGAATCACCAGTTTGACGACATGCTGAAGAGTCAGCAGAGGAAAATCCGCCTAATGATCGAACAGGTAACGGGTTTCACCCAAAGGCAGCTAATAACGAGTCTGCTTTAAGGTCAACAGTTTTACGGGAACGTTGTTTATCCGTAACACAGCTGCAGAACTCCAGAACGGTTCTTCAGGAGAGAGATCGGGCCGTCTTGGATCTGGAGGAGCGAGTGGCGTTCATGCAAGCTGAGGTCAGCACCTTTCTTGTTTATAAAAAATATGGATTACTCAACGAAAGGCTCATAAACATCCAGTTTTCTATATTTGATCTAATTTTAAACTTTCTTTAAGTCAGAAATGTCGAAACAAAGATGAAATATTCCTCTCGTCTTCTCTATTTGCCTTTTTAAATCAGATCTCACCTCTTAGGTCTGACATTACCTTCATCTGGTCTTTTTATCCTAAATAAACACGCAGGTTTATGCATCTTTGTGTTTGTAGAATAAAGAGTTGCGCGACCACATGGAATACTTACTGGCAGGTCAGGACCCCCCACCCTCATCTGTGGAAAACAAGCCGGAGATTGTTTACAGGTCAGGAATCATTTCTGCTCATTTTTAACACCGACACAGTCTAGCTGAGGCAATCttagtttttttttgtgttctaaaacttttttttttacctccttTACAGCAAACCTCTCAAACCGACCTCGCCGACCAATAAAGCGCTCCCGTTCATCAAAGTTATCGAGATCAAATCCTGATGAGGAGGAACGTTTGGAGGAAATAAATACTTTGTAAATATGTGTTTAGCCACCAACTAGTGAGAGGAAATACTCATTTATCACCTCGTAGATGCGTTTGAGGGTTtgatgcaggtgtgtgtgtgtgaaggtgaaAACTTATGAAATAAGCAGAAAGGAAGCAGATTTGTAAAGTTATTTAGTTCTGAATTTTACTGATCTGGTGTTCCGCCCAGTCTCCATACATTGACAGATAGGCATGCTTTGTCAGATCATCatacaatttatttttaacaaCCGTATGACACCCTGATGGGCCAGTTCACCCATCAGATCATCATACACGTTCTTATTGACCGTATGACACCCTGACTTGTATATTTGATATATTTTAAAGCTAATTTTTAAACGTTTTTTTTAGAATTAGAAGGTGGTTAAATAAAAATTTGTGATGCAGTTCATTTTTGTGGATGGTAAAAAATTATGAACACAGTCGATTAACGTTTTCCACATACTTTACAGACGGCTCCTCAGAACATAGCGAAGGTTTAGATGAATATGCATAAACTGCATGAATGCTGCTCTGCTATGTGTGGTGCTTTGTCAgaacaccgatcactgatgcagaTGAGAATAATCActgttgacttttttttttccagcGCCTCCTCAGGGGTCGCAGTCATTCTTGTGCTATGCAGCACGTTGCTGATATTAGGGCATGTCATTATTGAAAACTGAGTCATTTTCAAGTGATGAAAATCTTTATGCTGAGATTAGGGTCTGTGTAGAGGAAATAAATAGAATTATAGGTTATTTCACATTTTCTTTGGTTTGTTCTTGTTGTCCATTCATGATGTGTGCTTAAATCCTTATTTAACTCTAATTTAACATAATTTTGTACCATTTCCATGAACTTTGATTTCTTTTTGTAATATATGTCATTTTACTGTGAACTGTAAATAAATACTGTAGACTTTTTGGTATTTAAGCATAAATTAAAGTCGGAGTGACCTGACTCCTGATGCTTTATTTGGTCATACTGCCACCTAGTGGATATAAAaagtacaacaacaaaaaacatcatTTTTACTTCCCACTTCAGAGATACAGCTTTCACATAAAATAATGTTTGCTTACATAAATATAACaaaaaaactgttttttaaaGACAAAATTGAACAAGCAGCCTCTAAATTAAATAAATTCTGTCCAGATTGAGACTAGAAAATCTTTGTGCTGCTCTACAGAGCAGAGTTCTCAAATCCTGTGCCTTATAGTTTAAAGCTCACAGTTGTTCACGTTTTCTAACGGTCAGCGTTTCACAGCGTGCTCTCCAGTGTGTTGTAGTTGTCTTTGAAACTTTTGAGCTCCAGAAAGTGTTTGGGCCTCTTGCTGCGCtggccagtggagggcagataggtGACCTGGATGGTGGAGGGAGCGCCACGGACCGGAGAGCCTGTCAGGTCTTTTGCTGCAGACTGATGATGCTGGTCCAGACTGGTGCTGTTGGAGTAGGCTTTCACACTAAAAGGGAATCCAAATAaagagctttactaaaatatattGTGCAAATCTAAAAAAGTCTGTTGCATCCAAGTTATTAAGTACACCATGTTTTATAGGAGTAGTGGATCCTAAGATGTGATGACTCTGTTATAAATATCACTGGAAAGCTGCTCAGACGTTGCCCTGTTAATATAGCACTAAAGTATTTGTTCCAGTGTTGGAAACCTTAAGAAGCACTTACACTTCAGCAAGTTCATTGAGTGCTTGTTGATATTCAAGGAACTCCGCCTCTCCGAACACCTGAAACACACATTTAAAGTCCAATCAGTTTGCAATCCCACAGTTTCCACCTTCTGTTTCACAAGAGCACCTGCACCCACCCCGGTCCCATGGCGGGCGCTGTCATAACCTTCAAGTAAGCGGTCGATGAGAGCACTCCGGCTGCTCTTGATCAGAGAGTGGGAGTTGCGCAGCTCCACCAGCCAAATCCTGAAGCTGCGTCCAGTAAACGCAGTGGGACTGACGCTTATCTCCTGTAGAGGAATTCCTATAATCCAAACAGGAAGGAACCGGAATTAAAATGGGACGCAGGATCGATGTGAAATACACACACAGCTAATTagattgaaaaaaaaataaacttgTGATTGCATTTTTTATGCGCATATATGAATAAAAGTGTGTGTTGGGTTTCTCATACATTATTAGACAAGCGTTATAATTTCATCTCACCTGAGTCACGAATGGCATCCAGAGCTTTCATTCTGTACAGGTAATTGTAACAACCTGTGATAAACAATAGGGAAAATGTTACAagaattaaactttttttttttttttttttttttttgcaggaaaCAAAACATGACTGACTGATCTGTGATCCTCGCTTGAGTCTGTCGTCCTCTTCTGATAACAGACGCGGTTCGAACCGGATCTCGTGGACCTTCGACAGCGTGGCGTCGATCTCTTCCCTCAAACCCTGCAAATACATTCATGTAAACATGCAATCGAGCTGTTCTAAAATTGACCTTTACCTTTGGTGCGTTGTGGCCGATGGGAGCATGGGGTCCACGGCGGGACCTCATGGCAAAACGCATGATTTGTCTTTTAACGAAGATAAACAGCAGAACAAACACCTGCAGACGCACAAGAGGAGTTAAAATGAAGTAAAACCACGTCGCTGCGTGGATATCGCATTTGTTTACTTACCAAGCTCCCATATGCCATGACCAAAACGACATTAACACCGGACAAAGGCGACGAGTCTGCCATGCTTTTTATTCACTTTATAAATCCAACACGCCTACATTATCTTAGCAAACAAGACTTTCACTATTTGTAATAATTCCCTCTCCTTCGCAACTCCTCTTCTTGATCGACACATGAAAATATTTGCAGTTAGCTAATGCTAGCTTAAAACTGACAATCAGCTGTGTAAAAATAGCGTTATGGTGCACGACCGTCCTCATGTGGTTGGAGTGTGAATTACAATACAAAAATCAACAAACACGATTTCTGGTGTAAAACTATATTTTTattgcaagtgaattattttcgcTAAATGTGAATTCAAATTAATGTGTAATATTTTGTATCATTGTAAAATAAACACGAGAACGGGGTATATTTACAAGTAATGCTGTTAAACCAGTCTTGAGTTCTGTTTCTCTTGCTGTTCTCATGTAACATCAGTTTTGTTTTCAATATACTGTTTTTCATTTAACCTGTTTAACTTGTGCAGTTGTTTGAAACGCAGCTTAATCTTGAGCCGGAAACAAACTCATTTAAGAAATGTGACGAAGCAAGCTTTTTTTATTACTACCATCTAAGTCGTTATCTAATGTGTTTACAAATGATTTTATAGTTTAAATTTGTATTAAAGTTAATACATAATATAAACAAAATATTTTGTTCAAACTTTAAACAAAACAATTTGTTTATATTATTTATTAAGTCCTCATAAACATCATGATCATGGTCTAGCATTGTCAAAACTCAATGGTTTTAGTTCTGGATACTTGCGGAGCTGTGAAAGTTTtaattttgtgctttttttcctgAGGGCAGAAAATATGGGATGTATTTCGGTTTTTCCTTCATGTTGTTGAGACATGCCTCAGCTCTGTTGATCATATCAAACTATATCAGAGCGGGTCACGTGGTGCGGGTCCGGTTTCCTCGAAGCGCTCTCCAAAACCACGTGACGCAGTTCTCCGTGGTGTCAGAGTGGAAAGGAAACAGGTAAATTCAGCGTCTCGTTTATTGTGTGAGCGAGTCGGCTCTTTTTTAATCATAATTTTCCTGAAATAGTTGCAACCACATTAAGTTTCGGGTTTATATATTGTCTTAAATCCAAAATAGAAAGTCGCCAACGGCTCTTGTCGGCCAGTTGTGTGGCTCTGCGATATTGAGCCGGGTTTTCTGGTCAGTATCGCCTGCTATTTATTTTCATTCTAGCGGCCTGCAGGCCTGCCCCCAGCCTCGGTGTTATCCAGGTCGACACTCCCAGAAACAGATGATACCGGGCCCACCCTGGCTTAGAGTGTTGCAATGTACGAGCTGCTAATTTGCTAACGTAGCTAAAGTTGCTCAGTTGTTCGGAACGACGTTATTTCGCTACTAGTTGTTAGCATCCAGCTTGTGTTTGCCGACCGTTATGGGCGTTCTGTAGTTTTACCCCTTCGAGTGTTAAAACTCCCCAGCATGTCACTGTTTGGTGAGCTAATTAACATGTTGTCTACTAAGCTAAGTCAGCTAACAGCTGCGTACGCAGCCAGGTTTCCGCACCGAGTTAGCTGGCTAGCTGTTAAAGTTAGCCTCGTTGTCGCCATGAGGTGAAGCCCAGAGAAGCGGAAGCCCACCAAGAGGCTTCAGAGCTGGATGTTTTCCTTTAAGGATTAGCCAGTGGCCTGCTTATTGACCATGCGGCTGGCTAGCAGAACCGGGAAATGTTCGACAGGGCCTGCGTTTGTTTTTAAGCTAGTCAAGGCTGAGGTTTTACGTAACCTGTACAAGATTAAGTTCTCACTTAACATTAGCAGGAATAACAGTTTGTTATTAACCAAGTTGTACGTGACTGATCTTGTGCTTGTGTCCAGCCCGTCAGATCTGATATAAACACAGCCTTGTTTGTGTTTGAAAGGCTCTGTGATCATATTTATTTGATGGGTGGGCTTGCTGAACATCACCTAGGTTTTTTTAGATGCAGAAATGTTACGTCATGTTCTGAGAGGTAAATAACTTATAGTCTCGTAAGCTTTTAATGGAGCTGCATCATCTGACTAATCCAGGTCATACAAAGGAACCAAAATGACATTTTCCTGTGAACCACTGCTTCCATCTTCAACATAAAGCAATAAACATCCTACTGAGGAAGTACTAATTAAATATAACAGTCATACAAATGTTCAAGTAGGTCATAACTATCCCTCTCATCTCGTTCTTCTCTCCTGCAGGTGTTATTTCTTTGTAAATACTGTTATTTGTATATACTGTAAATGATGACGTCCATGGGCGGGAACCGAGTCCGGGGCAGCTGGGAGCAGACACAAGGCCAGACACAGAGCCAGACACAGCACAAGCAGAGGCCTCAGGTACCTGCTCCACGCGTTCACGATTTACACCAATAGATTAATCCGGCCTTTTCTGATAAGCCCTCGCTTTGTTATGCAAACGCATCCCAACATTTGGGACTCATCGCTTGACTAATAAAACAAGTTTATCTAGAAATAAATAAGGCAGATATTAATAAACTTGCAGTAGATGCAAATACTGGATGTTTCCCTCTTCTCGCAGGCCACCGCAGAGCAGATAAGACTCGCGCAGATGATTTCAGACCACAACGATGCAGATTTTGAAGAAAAGGTTAAACAGGTGAGCAGACACGGACCTCATTAggacttatttttattctcatacCTTTGGATAATAAACCAAACACTTGAGTGGCTTTTATGACTTGAGTTATACGCTTGACTAACTATTCCGCTACAGGGAGAGATTTATTTATTCAGCAGGAAGTTGTGTCACAACATGCTCAAAGAAGTCAGGCTGGCAGCTTTAATCCTCCATGGCTGCTAGCTGACCTTTTCATTGAGAAGCAATACTTTTGTTTTAGTAAATTATACAGAAAGTTTGATTGTAGAGACAGTTTCTGATTGGAGGGTTCATTTTTTGGGGGAATTTTAGCTTATTATTGGCATAATGTGAAAATTTTTAACTTTCGGTACCCTATTTCAGTGTTTGACTCATCTATTGACTTTTTTTATTTGATGCATTGTTTTGCTCGTTTCCATAGTTCTGAGCATGTTTTAGTATAAATTCAAAAGCAGAAAAGCACTCCTGGGGTCACCTTAGCGTCTCATAGTTCGCCCCTCCTCTTGCAGCTGATTGACATCACTGGAAAGGACCAGGATGAGTCTATGATCGCGCTGCATGATTGCAACGGGGACGTCAACAGAGCCATTAATGTGTTGCTGGAGGGTAGCCCAGACACTGTGAGTAAATGCTTTGTCTCGGGGTAGATTGTGGAGAAATCTGTGCTAGTGAGGCGTGAAAAACTCCTTTAAGTCAAGCTAATCTAGTCCTGTCTCTTTAGTGACTACAACATGGTATTAATACAAGAAAAGTATtgtgtaaatataaaaaaaacctaCGTTATTTTCTCAGAAATAAATTGTAACAAATGAAATTATTTTTTTGTTGGAGGTTTTTTTACAGCCACAGTCGGCTCTTACAAAGTTTTATGTGCCATCTGCAACAAATCGAGCATGTTTTATACTCCGCTTTCCTGTGTAAACGTCCGTTCACAACGGTATCCCATGATGCCACAGGTGGAAATGCTAGTTTGACGCTGTGTTTCTCTTCTTAAAGGACTCCTGGGAAATGGTGGGTAAGAAGAAAGGGGTGTCGGGTCAAAAGGAGACCAGCCAGGCAGAAACCGGAGAAGAAGGCAAGGAGAACAGAGAGAAAGGAGGAGAGAAAGATGCAGCACGTCGCCGAGGTGGAGCTTCGCGCAGGGGTCGCGGAGCAAGCAGGGGACGAGAGTGTGAGCCGTTACTGTCTGTTTGTGCCAAATGTAGTTTAGTCAGTTTTCCTATTAAATCTTTGATTCTTTTCTAAGGAGTTTATTTTTCTGAGGTTTGCAGAATTTTAATGTGaaggttttttgtttttgctctttCTACCCGAAGTTCGTGGTCAGGAGAACGGCTTGGATGGAGGCAAAGCCGGGATAGCTGGAAGAGGGGCGGAGCGGGGTCGAAGGGGCCGAGGCAGAGGACGGGGAGCTGTCGGTAAGGGTTCGTTTTTACTCCCAGTTTGTCTGTGAGGTgatgcttttttacattttttgcaagAATCAACAATAAGTTGGACTAAAAGTGACCGGAGCTCTAATTTTATCCACAGGAGTTTCCGGACGGAGAGGAGGCAGGTTTTCAGCGCAGGGCATGGGGTAAGGGAACACCTGTGTCGCCTAAATCCATAGGTCCTTTTGTTCCACTTTTACCTGTTGCCATGGTCACCAGAGAGCAGGACCCAAATCCATTGTTTAGCTTTAATCCAAAAGGAGGGAGGACATACTTTATCCAGTGAGATGGAACAGCGTGGGCTGAGCAGCGTCCAAACGGCTCGTTTTAGTGAAACTCGGGTCGTTGACTAGTCTCTCTGCTGCGGCATCAATCCATCTGTTTTGTGTGATCTCTGTCTCAGTTTCACTGTGCGTTCACGCCTCGGTGTCTGTCTGCATGAGTGAGTCGGTTGATGATTTAGCATCTTAAGCTGGCAGCCGAGTGTCACAACAGACGAGCCGTTGTTCTGTGATGGCATTCCTGATGCAGTCCGTTGTTTTTATGAGCAGCTTCAGAGTAAAGCGCACTCAGATCTTAGAACCTGTCAGGGTCTGCTGAAGGGAACCTCTGTGGCTCTTGATTATTGACGTGGTGTGGCTTCCTGCTCAGAGGAAGGGATCTAATTTTCCTCCTTAAGACAAAGAGTTGGTAGGAGCGCTGTGATGAATGTCGGCTGCTGAGGAGAATCGAGATGGAGCCGAAAGCTCTTATAAGATTCAAAGATTTGCTAAAGTGCTTCTGCAAACAGTAACAATGACATCACGTGGAATACACGAGCTTCGCCGTGCAAAACTATTGTATAATTTGTCATTTTTATTAACGATGAGTTGGACTTTTCTATCCCAAACTCTAGTGGAGTGCTTCCCACGTGCTGCTGCACTCAAGGTTAACGGACGTGTTTTCATGTTATCTAATCTCCCAAAGTCCCTTCACACAACTCCTTTTTGTGTGTCATTAGTGTTGTTTTCTCAAATCATGCCTCAATCATCTACTAAACCTGGCTAAAATGTTCCCTTCACAATGAAAGTGTTTGCTAGAGGTCATCACTGATAAGAGATTAGTTTTTGATAATTATCAGACTGTTTAAGCCAGATAAAGCTGTGTGGTTGTTTCTCTTTTTCTTCCCAGGCAGTTTGTTAACCGATGTAAGAGAACGCATGTAGACATTTATTACAGCCACAGTTGTGTGTGTAGCATATAGAACGTGTGTCTTTAAGGGGATATTTTGACCGATTTGTTGTGTTTATGTGTAAAAGTAGAAAATGGTCACGATGAGACGGCTCCCCAAACAGGATGAAAAGTATTGATACACTGAGGTATTGCAGTAATGGATGTAAAGATACTGAACCAATGTTTAAAAGCAATATAttgattagttttttttttttaagagtttACGTGCAAATATTTACtgtatttttttgtgtggtgcaattgaaacactccgactgctaggtggccgcAGTGTTTACTGCCTTCATTCTCACAAATGGACAAGATCTCGCGATAAGTCTGGACGTGACTCTGAAGCGTCTGGCCTGAGGTCTTAAATATTACAAATGTCTCGTTTTTAGTTTCTcatatcgtatcgccagattcCTACCTTTACACAACCCAAGCCCACATCTACAGGACTGATGGGCTAACTGCTAGTCTGAGTATATCAGTTTTGTGTTCCATAGTCGTAGTAGTCATATTTCTCGCGAGTAACCCTAAAATTTCACGTAATAAAAGCGTTTTGTGGAGTTTGCTGTTGTGGGAAGTTAAAACTGTTTTGAAATTTCGAAGATCGGAGATAACATCTCTGAACAGTTTTAAGAAAAGATTGAATTACGATTTCAGTTCGATTAAGGATTTTTCTTCAATAATCACGACGTACAGTATTGTTAACAAACGTGAcgggaaatgacatcataccatcaaaacattGAAAGCGATTACTCTAATaatgaaaaaattaaaaaaacgtGCCTCTTGTCGGTTAATGAGCTGATGTCTGTCCATGTGTATATTTGATGCATGTTTGTTAGTTTGATTCTGTATTTGcgacaaaaacaaataaagcttgtttaaaaaaattactCTAATAATGCAAGGATAAAAACTAAAAGTTATAATTGTTTCAAATGGATTTATCAACATTAAACAAGCATTCAGAGGTTTTCCAGCATTTTGTTAGAGGCCTGGACGTTTTAACGCTATAACACCAAATGCCAATGTATTTCACACGCTTACTTTGGTTTACCGTAACTTTGCAAATGTTTGTGCTATTGGAAAAGATTTaatgatatatatttttttagaagagAAGTTGCACTTTTAAGACCACATAGTGTAATTATGGTAAATCCCGTTTTGTTGGTGCAGGAAGCGAGTGAATCCACTTCTGTCTCTCACGTACCAACGGTGCAGAGTGGGGGACAGAAAATAAGTCTAAGCAACACACGACTGCAGCTATAAATATATAataagaaaataaacaaatatgcTGCTCCGTCTGCTCAAGCACCAGGCTCCTGCAGGCCCCCGCTGGTGCTCGTTGCCAATGCCGTAATGCTTTTAAACCAGGAGAAAAccagatcctggatcagtcaagaGCACTGAAAATGGACTGGCCTTTAGCTTATCACTCATGTGGGATGTAAACTTCCTCTAGACCAGCGGCAGAGAACCCTGTTCCTTTatagccactatccagcatgtcttacttgtttccctgcttcagcacagttggttcacctgttcagcagctcatctggTTCTGTAGAAGTCTCTTAATCAccagctgattaaaatcaggtgtgttgaagcagggaaacctttaaaacgtgctggatagcagctctgtaggactgcagtttCCTACCCCTGCTCTAGACGAAGGCTATAAAGGAAGCTGTCCACAACAGGTAGGATGGTGGTTATTTATAACTTTCACACAAAGTCACACTTCAGAAGGGCCAAAATATTCTCTTTGTAAAAGCTTGATGAGTGCAGCTGCACTAACGGTACACGTGTGGTTTTAACCGGGATGAATGTGGGACATATGGGTGTTATGTTTGCGCTGCTATCCGCCCGGTGATCCACAGTTTTCCCAGAATGATGTCCAACCACAGTTAACCGCCCCGTTCATGGACATGAAATCGAACAGAAGCTTTGCGTTTTCAGCTCATTATGCTGGTTTATTTGCTGCAGCTTTGT
Coding sequences within:
- the LOC107394653 gene encoding protein C1orf43 homolog, with amino-acid sequence MADSSPLSGVNVVLVMAYGSLVFVLLFIFVKRQIMRFAMRSRRGPHAPIGHNAPKGLREEIDATLSKVHEIRFEPRLLSEEDDRLKRGSQISCYNYLYRMKALDAIRDSGIPLQEISVSPTAFTGRSFRIWLVELRNSHSLIKSSRSALIDRLLEGYDSARHGTGVFGEAEFLEYQQALNELAEVVKAYSNSTSLDQHHQSAAKDLTGSPVRGAPSTIQVTYLPSTGQRSKRPKHFLELKSFKDNYNTLESTL